Proteins encoded in a region of the Corvus hawaiiensis isolate bCorHaw1 chromosome 18, bCorHaw1.pri.cur, whole genome shotgun sequence genome:
- the LIMK2 gene encoding LIM domain kinase 2 isoform X2 yields the protein MGSYLSAPAYFAPKDPFRCSECQDPLTNWYYEKDGKLYCHKDYWGKFGESCHGCSLLMTGPVMVAGEYKYHPECFACMSCKVIIEDGDTYALVQHSTLYCGKCHNQIVLTPMIEKHSTESLREQLPYTLTLISMPAATDGKRGFSVSVEGGCSSYATGVQVKEVNRMHISPDVRNAIHPADRILEINGAPIRTLQVEEVEELIRKTSQTLQLLIEHDPVSQRLDRLRLDSRLPTHIKTPISPRSLSPLDIKENLEGTLRRRSLRRSNSISKSPGPSSPKEPLLLSRDISRSESLRSSSSCSQQIFRPCDLIHGEVLGKGFFGQAIKVTHKATGKVMVMKELIRCDEETQKTFLTEVKVMRSLDHPNVLKFIGVLYKDKKLNLLTEYIEGGTLKDFLRNADPFPWQQKVSFAKGIASGMAYLHSMCIIHRDLNSHNCLIKLDKTVVVADFGLSRLIVEERKKPTLEKPSAKKRMLRKSDRKKRYTVVGNPYWMAPEMLNGQSYDEMVDIFSFGIVLCEIIGQVYADPDCLPRTLDFGLNVKLFWEKFVPPDCPPAFFPLAAICCRLEPESRPPFSKLEDSFEALSLYLGELAIPLPSELEELDHNVSVQYGLNRDKLPENTT from the exons ATGGGAAGTTACTTGTCTGCTCCAGCTTACTTCGCTCCCAAGGATCCTTTTCG GTGCTCTGAATGCCAGGATCCCCTCACTAACTGGTACTATGAGAAAGATGGGAAGCTGTACTGTCACAAAGACTACTGGGGGAAGTTTGGGGAATCTTGCCATGGCTGCTCTCTGCTGATGACTGGACCTGTGATG GTGGCTGGCGAATACAAGTATCACCCCGAGTGCTTTGCTTGTATGAGCTGCAAAGTGATCATCGAAGATGGGGACACTTATGCACTGGTGCAACATTCCACTCTCTACTG TGGAAAATGCCATAACCAGATTGTGCTGACACCGATGATAGAAAAACACTCCACTGAGTCTCTGCGTGAGCAGCTGCCCTATACACTGACCCTCATCTCCATGCCAGCAGCCACGGATGGCAAGAGGGGGTTCTCTGTGTCTGTTGAAGGTGGCTGCTCCAGCTATGCCACTGGTGTCCAGGTGAAAGA AGTTAACAGGATGCACATCAGCCCAGATGTCCGAAATGCCATCCACCCTGCAGATCGTATCCTGGAGATCAATGGAGCTCCTATTCGCACATTACAGGTGGAGGAG GTGGAGGAATTGATTCGCAAGACAAGCCAGACCCTTCAGCTGCTGATAGAGCATGACCCTGTCTCGCAGCGCTTGGACAGGCTTCGTTTGGACTCCCGTCTTCCCACCCACATAAAGACACCCATCTCCCCACGCTCCCTCTCTCCACTGGACATCAAGGAGAACCTGGAAGGAACACTCCGACGGCGCTCCCTCAG GCGAAGTAACAGCATTTCTAAGTCTCCCGGCCCCAGCTCTCCAAAGGAACCGCTCCTTCTGAGCCGTGACATCAGTCGTTCTGAATCCCTGCgctcctcttccagctgctcccagcaaatCTTCCGGCCCTGTGACCTGATTCATGGAGAAGTTCtaggaaaaggattttttggACAAGCGATCAAG GTGACTCACAAAGCAACAGGAAAGGTGATGGTGATGAAGGAGCTGATTCGCTGTGATGAGGAAACACAGAAGACTTTCTTGACAGAG GTGAAAGTGATGCGCAGCCTGGACCACCCCAATGTGCTGAAGTTCATTGGTGTGTTGTACAAGGACAAGAAGCTGAATCTCCTCACCGAGTACATTGAGGGGGGCACGCTGAAGGACTTCCTCCGCAATGCA GACCcatttccctggcagcagaaggTCAGCTTTGCCAAAGGAATTGCCTCTGGAATG GCTTACTTGCACTCCATGTGCATCATTCACAGAGACCTGAATTCACACAATTGCCTGATCAAGTTG GATAAGACAGTGGTGGTGGCTGACTTCGGTCTGTCTCGGCTGATtgtggaagaaaggaaaaagcccaCTTTAGAGAAGCCATCTGCCAAGAAACGAATGCTCCGCAAGAGTGACAGGAAAAAGCGCTACACGGTGGTTGGGAACCCGTACTGGATGGCCCCAGAGATGCTGAATG GACAGAGCTACGATGAGATGGTGGACATTTTTTCATTTGGGATTGTTCTCTGTGAG ATCATAGGCCAGGTTTATGCCGACCCAGACTGTCTCCCACGCACACTGGATTTTGGCCTTAATGTCAAGCTGTTCTGGGAGAAGTTCGTTCCTCCTGATTGTCCTCCAGCCTTTTTCCCTCTGGCTGCTATTTGCTGCAGACTGGAACCAGAGAGCAG GCCCCCTTTTTCCAAGCTGGAAGATTCCTTTGAAGCTCTTTCTCTGTACCTGGGAGAACTTGCCATCCCCCTTCCAtctgagctggaggagctggaccACAATGTGAGTGTGCAGTATGGACTGAACCGTGACAAGCTACCTGAAAACACAACCTAG
- the LIMK2 gene encoding LIM domain kinase 2 isoform X1 → MEALPGEEVWRCLGCGDSIAAGQRLHKTVNEAWHISCFRCSECQDPLTNWYYEKDGKLYCHKDYWGKFGESCHGCSLLMTGPVMVAGEYKYHPECFACMSCKVIIEDGDTYALVQHSTLYCGKCHNQIVLTPMIEKHSTESLREQLPYTLTLISMPAATDGKRGFSVSVEGGCSSYATGVQVKEVNRMHISPDVRNAIHPADRILEINGAPIRTLQVEEVEELIRKTSQTLQLLIEHDPVSQRLDRLRLDSRLPTHIKTPISPRSLSPLDIKENLEGTLRRRSLRRSNSISKSPGPSSPKEPLLLSRDISRSESLRSSSSCSQQIFRPCDLIHGEVLGKGFFGQAIKVTHKATGKVMVMKELIRCDEETQKTFLTEVKVMRSLDHPNVLKFIGVLYKDKKLNLLTEYIEGGTLKDFLRNADPFPWQQKVSFAKGIASGMAYLHSMCIIHRDLNSHNCLIKLDKTVVVADFGLSRLIVEERKKPTLEKPSAKKRMLRKSDRKKRYTVVGNPYWMAPEMLNGQSYDEMVDIFSFGIVLCEIIGQVYADPDCLPRTLDFGLNVKLFWEKFVPPDCPPAFFPLAAICCRLEPESRPPFSKLEDSFEALSLYLGELAIPLPSELEELDHNVSVQYGLNRDKLPENTT, encoded by the exons GTGCTCTGAATGCCAGGATCCCCTCACTAACTGGTACTATGAGAAAGATGGGAAGCTGTACTGTCACAAAGACTACTGGGGGAAGTTTGGGGAATCTTGCCATGGCTGCTCTCTGCTGATGACTGGACCTGTGATG GTGGCTGGCGAATACAAGTATCACCCCGAGTGCTTTGCTTGTATGAGCTGCAAAGTGATCATCGAAGATGGGGACACTTATGCACTGGTGCAACATTCCACTCTCTACTG TGGAAAATGCCATAACCAGATTGTGCTGACACCGATGATAGAAAAACACTCCACTGAGTCTCTGCGTGAGCAGCTGCCCTATACACTGACCCTCATCTCCATGCCAGCAGCCACGGATGGCAAGAGGGGGTTCTCTGTGTCTGTTGAAGGTGGCTGCTCCAGCTATGCCACTGGTGTCCAGGTGAAAGA AGTTAACAGGATGCACATCAGCCCAGATGTCCGAAATGCCATCCACCCTGCAGATCGTATCCTGGAGATCAATGGAGCTCCTATTCGCACATTACAGGTGGAGGAG GTGGAGGAATTGATTCGCAAGACAAGCCAGACCCTTCAGCTGCTGATAGAGCATGACCCTGTCTCGCAGCGCTTGGACAGGCTTCGTTTGGACTCCCGTCTTCCCACCCACATAAAGACACCCATCTCCCCACGCTCCCTCTCTCCACTGGACATCAAGGAGAACCTGGAAGGAACACTCCGACGGCGCTCCCTCAG GCGAAGTAACAGCATTTCTAAGTCTCCCGGCCCCAGCTCTCCAAAGGAACCGCTCCTTCTGAGCCGTGACATCAGTCGTTCTGAATCCCTGCgctcctcttccagctgctcccagcaaatCTTCCGGCCCTGTGACCTGATTCATGGAGAAGTTCtaggaaaaggattttttggACAAGCGATCAAG GTGACTCACAAAGCAACAGGAAAGGTGATGGTGATGAAGGAGCTGATTCGCTGTGATGAGGAAACACAGAAGACTTTCTTGACAGAG GTGAAAGTGATGCGCAGCCTGGACCACCCCAATGTGCTGAAGTTCATTGGTGTGTTGTACAAGGACAAGAAGCTGAATCTCCTCACCGAGTACATTGAGGGGGGCACGCTGAAGGACTTCCTCCGCAATGCA GACCcatttccctggcagcagaaggTCAGCTTTGCCAAAGGAATTGCCTCTGGAATG GCTTACTTGCACTCCATGTGCATCATTCACAGAGACCTGAATTCACACAATTGCCTGATCAAGTTG GATAAGACAGTGGTGGTGGCTGACTTCGGTCTGTCTCGGCTGATtgtggaagaaaggaaaaagcccaCTTTAGAGAAGCCATCTGCCAAGAAACGAATGCTCCGCAAGAGTGACAGGAAAAAGCGCTACACGGTGGTTGGGAACCCGTACTGGATGGCCCCAGAGATGCTGAATG GACAGAGCTACGATGAGATGGTGGACATTTTTTCATTTGGGATTGTTCTCTGTGAG ATCATAGGCCAGGTTTATGCCGACCCAGACTGTCTCCCACGCACACTGGATTTTGGCCTTAATGTCAAGCTGTTCTGGGAGAAGTTCGTTCCTCCTGATTGTCCTCCAGCCTTTTTCCCTCTGGCTGCTATTTGCTGCAGACTGGAACCAGAGAGCAG GCCCCCTTTTTCCAAGCTGGAAGATTCCTTTGAAGCTCTTTCTCTGTACCTGGGAGAACTTGCCATCCCCCTTCCAtctgagctggaggagctggaccACAATGTGAGTGTGCAGTATGGACTGAACCGTGACAAGCTACCTGAAAACACAACCTAG